One window of the Brevinematales bacterium genome contains the following:
- a CDS encoding adenylate/guanylate cyclase domain-containing protein → MLKKVGNVRIKSIPIRIAIILSIFILFSNLSTNYINLTLNNIEIVSQSKKILANDLRNIYNYANNQYDLYEYTGSFEKAYSNIVLRSMNTFEKQKSVCIGISNGVVLFAASKFEITNIRGISLSGNDGTISFEINGNRYFGFYKYSPKFDAYIIRAEDESEFYDESRRIFLNISLIVIALTVILFIFGLVVVFYVLSYISKITNSILDMLKKQELGIIDVGKSDNNDITFLAVAFNSLSYLINTLLEIFKKFVNRDVVIKVYQEKEVRLEGHTKELSILFSDIRNFTFMTETLGNNIINLLNLHYSSTISRIVHNNGSVISIIGDALLVAYGLISERTKSYDAIKSAYDIQRAAKVIRDDMVRMRNDIISTKGYLTDEEDKLFRAIMIEVGVGIDGGEVFYGNVGSYERMTNTVIGDSVNSSSRLEGLTKFYKLPVIVSEYVKNDTESMPYYRGDIIFFEIDTVVVKGKKEPRRIYLPVFREDLTEDIEKNFELFSKGLKLYYEGNWKEANILFNSVKLPFIDVFIDRTKGNPPSNWSGVWEMKEK, encoded by the coding sequence ATGTTGAAGAAAGTAGGTAATGTAAGGATAAAATCAATCCCTATTAGGATTGCTATAATACTTTCAATATTTATTTTGTTTTCAAATTTGTCTACGAATTATATAAATTTAACTCTAAACAATATTGAGATAGTAAGTCAGTCAAAAAAAATCTTAGCTAATGATCTTAGAAACATATACAATTATGCGAATAATCAATACGATTTGTACGAATACACTGGCAGTTTTGAGAAAGCATATTCTAATATAGTTTTAAGGAGTATGAATACATTTGAAAAGCAAAAATCTGTTTGTATAGGTATCTCTAATGGTGTGGTGTTGTTTGCTGCTTCAAAGTTTGAGATAACGAATATAAGAGGTATTAGTTTGAGTGGTAATGATGGTACTATAAGTTTTGAGATAAATGGTAATAGGTATTTTGGATTTTACAAATATAGTCCAAAATTTGATGCTTATATAATAAGGGCCGAAGATGAAAGTGAATTTTATGATGAGTCAAGGAGGATATTTCTAAATATATCTCTAATAGTGATAGCTTTAACAGTTATACTTTTCATATTTGGATTAGTTGTTGTGTTTTATGTGCTAAGCTATATAAGCAAGATAACCAATTCAATACTCGATATGCTCAAGAAGCAAGAACTTGGTATTATAGATGTTGGTAAATCTGATAATAATGATATAACATTCTTAGCGGTTGCTTTCAATTCATTATCATATTTGATAAATACCTTGCTTGAGATTTTTAAGAAGTTTGTTAATAGAGATGTAGTAATTAAAGTTTATCAAGAAAAGGAAGTTAGACTTGAAGGACACACAAAAGAGTTATCGATATTGTTTTCAGATATAAGAAATTTCACTTTTATGACAGAAACTTTAGGAAACAACATAATAAACCTTCTTAATCTACACTATAGTAGTACTATTTCAAGAATAGTACACAATAATGGATCTGTTATATCGATAATAGGAGATGCACTATTGGTTGCGTATGGTCTCATAAGTGAAAGAACGAAATCTTACGATGCTATAAAATCTGCGTATGATATCCAGAGAGCAGCGAAAGTAATTAGAGATGATATGGTTAGAATGAGAAATGATATCATATCAACCAAAGGTTATTTAACAGATGAAGAAGATAAGTTGTTTAGAGCTATTATGATAGAAGTTGGAGTAGGTATTGATGGTGGGGAAGTTTTTTATGGTAATGTTGGTTCATACGAGAGGATGACTAATACTGTTATTGGAGATAGTGTTAATTCGTCATCTAGACTTGAAGGTCTTACAAAGTTTTATAAGCTCCCTGTGATTGTCTCAGAGTATGTTAAAAACGATACAGAGAGTATGCCTTACTATAGAGGAGATATAATATTCTTTGAGATAGATACCGTGGTTGTGAAAGGTAAAAAAGAGCCTAGAAGAATATATCTTCCTGTATTCAGGGAAGACTTAACAGAGGATATTGAAAAAAACTTTGAGTTATTTAGCAAAGGCCTTAAATTATACTATGAAGGTAATTGGAAAGAAGCAAATATTCTGTTTAATTCTGTTAAGCTTCCGTTTATTGATGTGTTTATTGATAGAACAAAAGGTAATCCACCTTCTAACTGGAGTGGTGTATGGGAGATGAAAGAAAAATAA